AGTGGACCGATCCGGGCATGGGCCTCATCCTCGACCTGTCGGGGCGCACGCTGCTGGCGCACGGCGACGACGACCTGAAGGACCGGGGCTTCTCGGCGGCGCTGGCTTGGGACCCCGCCCCGGCCACGCAGCGGGGCGCGTCGCTGTCCTTGCGCCAGGACTTCGGCGGCCGGGCGCAAGGCGGTCTCGACGCGCTGTTCGCGCCCGATCCGCTGGAGGACCGCACCGGCGGCAGCGAGGCGACCTCGCGCTGGGCGGTGGAGGCGGCTTGGGGCTTCGCCGCCTTCGGCGGGCGCTTCACCGGCAGCCCGCATGTCGGGCTCGGGCTCTCTACGGATGCGCGCGACTACAGCCTCGGCTGGCGGCTCGCGCCGGAGGCGGGGTTCGGCACTCCCGAGGTCACCTTCGGCGTCAGGGCGACGCGCAGGGAGAGCGAAACGGCGCAAGCGGAGCATGCCATCGGGCTTGAGACGCGGGTGCGCTGGTGATCGCCCACCGGTCCGGCGGGCGGCGTGAACGTCTTCGCCGGCGCGGTGAGCGCGTGGCGCGTTATGAGGCGGCTCCCTTGCCGAGGCCGCCGAGGCCGGCGATCCCGTCCTCCGGCGGCAGCTTGCAGGACCGCTGTCACGGCGTCGGCGGATCACCAGGCAGCTCCGCTCCTCCCGGCCCGCCGGGCGATAGCGCACCGGCTGCGCATCCCCGCCCAACCCGATGTCTGTCCATCCTTCTTCCGGCAGACCCTCGGCGCACCGGCAGGCGTCATATGCCCAGGAGCTTGCCGATGGTCTGTCCCACCCGCTCGGCCGCCGCCTTGATGTCGCGGTCTCCAAGATGGGCGTAGCGCAGCGTCATGCCGACATCGGCGTGGCCGAGCAGGCGGGAGACCACCGGGATCGGGACCCCGCTCATCACCGCGTGGCTCGCATGCGTATGACGAAGATCGTGAAGCCGGCAGTCCTCGATGCCGGCCTCGAGGCGGACCCGGTACCAGAGCGCGATGTCACCGCCGCGCGGCCGCGACGGATCGCGCGGCGATGGAAACACGAACGGGCTTCGGGTGCGGGGCTGTCGGTCCAGCACGCGCCGTGCCTGGCTGTTGAGCGGCACCGTCCTTGGCCCGGTCTTGGCGTCGGCCAGCATGAGCGTGTCGTTCCCGACCTCTTCCCAACGCAGCCGGATGATCTCTCCCTTGCGGCACCCGGTCAGCAGCAGAAGGCGAATGATGTCGGCCTGCTGCTTCTCTCCTTTTGCCGTCCGCCGGTCCAGCACCAGATGGAGCCGGTCGATCTCCTCGCGCGACAGGAACCGGGTGAGAGGCGTGCGCCGGTTCCTCCTTATGCCCCGCGTGGGGTCGGTTTCGATGTGGCCGCAGGAAACGGCGAAGTTCATGATCTGGCGGAACATCTTCAGCGCATTGTTGGCATTGCCGGGAGCGGTACGGCTGAACGCGTCGAACCAGCGCCTCGCCTGGGCGGGCGTGATGCGGTCGAGCGGCTTCGATCCGAACGCCGGCAATATGCGGCCGTGGAGCAGGTGCCGGGCGGTTTTTTTCGAAGACGGCTTGTAGCGCTCGAAATACGCCTCCCTCCATTCGCGTGCGACGAACGCCTCCAGCGAAGGAACGGCGCGCGCAGGAAGGACGGCCTCGTCCGGCTCCGCCCTCCGGGCATGGCACTCCCGGCGCACCTCCGACACGGTCCTTGTCATGACGGGACCGAGGGAAATCCGTTTCGAGTGACCGCCGGAGGACTGCAGCAGGATATAGCTCTTCCCACCGGAGGGCCGCACCCGGACCCCGAGCCCGGACACTTCGCTGTCCCAGATGGTGTATTCCTTCCTGCGCGGTCGCAGGCGGGCGACGGCGGCATCGGTGAGACGCATGCGTTCCCTTGCCGGCATCGCTCAGCGTCCTGCCAGCGCGGCACCGACCGTCTCGGCGGCGTCCCGCGCCATGGCGTCGGCGGGATGGGCGTACTTGAGGGTGGTCTCCGGTCTGGCGTGGCCGAGCAGCCGCCCGATTGCCAGCACGGTCTCGCCCTCTCTGAGCGCGATGCTGGCGTGGGTATGACGGAGATCGTGGAGGCGCACGTCGCCAAGGTCCGTCTCGGCCCGAAACCGGCCCCAGAAGTGG
This genomic window from Rhodospirillaceae bacterium contains:
- a CDS encoding tyrosine-type recombinase/integrase gives rise to the protein MPARERMRLTDAAVARLRPRRKEYTIWDSEVSGLGVRVRPSGGKSYILLQSSGGHSKRISLGPVMTRTVSEVRRECHARRAEPDEAVLPARAVPSLEAFVAREWREAYFERYKPSSKKTARHLLHGRILPAFGSKPLDRITPAQARRWFDAFSRTAPGNANNALKMFRQIMNFAVSCGHIETDPTRGIRRNRRTPLTRFLSREEIDRLHLVLDRRTAKGEKQQADIIRLLLLTGCRKGEIIRLRWEEVGNDTLMLADAKTGPRTVPLNSQARRVLDRQPRTRSPFVFPSPRDPSRPRGGDIALWYRVRLEAGIEDCRLHDLRHTHASHAVMSGVPIPVVSRLLGHADVGMTLRYAHLGDRDIKAAAERVGQTIGKLLGI